A window from Primulina eburnea isolate SZY01 chromosome 2, ASM2296580v1, whole genome shotgun sequence encodes these proteins:
- the LOC140821689 gene encoding LOW QUALITY PROTEIN: ABC transporter B family member 9-like (The sequence of the model RefSeq protein was modified relative to this genomic sequence to represent the inferred CDS: inserted 1 base in 1 codon) — translation MAEDEGQPLKHSSEKKGDQKVSFFKLFSFADRFDVALIVVGTISAMANGMTQPLMTLIFGQLINSFGGAKQSDVVHEVSQVSLKYVYLGIGAGCASLLQMVCWMVTGERQATRIRGLYLKTILRQDIEFFDTQTTTGEVIGRMSGDTILIQEAMGEKVGKFIQFMSTFFGGFIIAFCKGWRLAVVLVSCIPALVIAGGISAIIMSKMSSRGQIAYAKAGNVVEQTVGAIRTVASYTGEKQAIYNYESKLQIAYASTVKQGMASGFGIGTVMLVVFGTYGLAVWYGAKLIVEKGYNGGNVINVIMSIMTGGMSLGQTSPCLNAFAAGQAAAYKMFETIERTPKINASDAGGTVLEAIRGEIELKDVHFRYPARPEVQIFAGFSLHVLSGKTAALVGQSGSGKSTVISLLERFYDPNAGEILIDGVNLKNLRLQWIRGKIGLVSQEPILFATTMRENILYGKEDATDEEIRKAIELANAAKFIDMLPQSLDTMVGEHGTQLSGGQKQRIAIARAILKDPKILLLDEATSALDAESEFIVQEALENVMLNRTTVVVAHRLTTIRNADLIAVVHAGKLVEQGTHAELISNPEGAYTQLVRMQEGAKQAGFSRGPNFQKADAAAEMDQSLRKSSSQRISMKRSTSNGSARHSFTITYGVPGFSDIQEAEVSDCIDENNAETLKKRKRVSIRRLAYLNKPELLYLLLGSIGAGAHGVVLPIFGLLLSSAIKIFFEPPHRLRSDSKFWGLMFAVLGTCTLVALPVQNYFFGIAGGKLIQRIRSLSFKKIVHQEISWFDDPANSSGAVGARLSTDASTVRSLVGDALALIVQNIATVIAGLVIAFTANWLLAIIILLVLPFVGLQGFLQMKFYKGFSADAKVMYEEASQVANDAVSGIRTVASFGAEDKVMKMYEQKCEAPLKQGVRLGIVSGASFGVGSLALYCANAFCFYIGAVLVKHDEATFGEVFKVFFALTMSAIGVSQASATAPDVNKVKDSAASIFQILDSQPKIDSGSDEGTTLPSTRGDIELQHVSFRYPTRPDIQIFKDLCLSIPSGETVALVGESGSGKSTVISLIERFYDPDSGEIFLDGVDIRRFKLKWLRQQMGLVSQEPVLFNDTIRANIAYGKQSEVTEEEIIQATKSANAHNFISGLPQGYETNVGERGVQLXGGQKQRIAIARAILKDPKILLLDEATSALDTESERIVQDALDKVMVNRTTIVVAHRLSTIIGADTIAVVKNGVIAEKGRHDTLMKIQDGIYASLIALHTSSQDVV, via the exons ATGGCGGAAGATGAAGGCCAGCCATTGAAGCATTCTTCAGAGAAGAAAGGAGACCAGAAAGTTTCGTTCTTTAAACTTTTTTCTTTTGCAGATAGGTTCGATGTGGCCCTCATCGTTGTTGGGACAATCTCCGCGATGGCCAATGGGATGACACAGCCACTCATGACTCTTATTTTTGGCCAGTTGATTAATTCTTTTGGCGGGGCCAAGCAATCAGATGTTGTGCATGAAGTGTCGCAG GTATCCCTCAAATATGTGTACTTGGGAATTGGCGCCGGATGTGCTTCACTTCTTC AAATGGTATGTTGGATGGTGACTGGAGAAAGACAAGCTACTCGAATACGAGGGTTGTACTTGAAAACCATTCTAAGGCAAgatattgagttctttgataCTCAAACAACAACAGGAGAGGTCATCGGGAGAATGTCTGGGGACACTATTCTTATCCAAGAAGCTATGGGTGAAAAA GTCGGGAAATTTATCCAATTTATGTCAACATTCTTCGGTGGCTTTATCATTGCTTTTTGCAAAGGATGGCGCCTAGCCGTGGTGTTAGTTTCTTGCATTCCTGCTCTTGTCATAGCTGGAGGAATCTCAGCAATTATCATGTCAAAGATGTCGAGTCGTGGGCAAATTGCATATGCGAAAGCTGGAAATGTAGTGGAACAGACAGTCGGAGCAATTAGAACG GTTGCATCATACACGGGAGAGAAACAGGCGATATACAATTACGAGAGCAAACTGCAGATTGCTTATGCATCAACTGTCAAACAAGGGATGGCTTCAGGATTTGGAATTGGTACTGTGATGTTGGTTGTTTTCGGAACTTATGGACTTGCTGTATGGTATGGTGCCAAATTAATCGTAGAAAAAGGTTATAATGGAGGGAATGTCATCAACGTTATTATGTCGATAATGACCGGGGGGAT GTCACTTGGCCAGACTTCTCCATGTCTAAATGCATTTGCAGCAGGTCAAGCTGCAGCATACAAGATGTTCGAGACTATTGAACGAACACCAAAGATCAATGCATCTGATGCCGGTGGAACTGTACTAGAAGCCATACGAGGTGAAATAGAACTGAAGGATGTGCACTTCAGATATCCAGCGAGGCCAGAAGTCCAAATTTTTGCGGGTTTTTCACTTCATGTTCTTAGTGGTAAAACTGCAGCTCTGGTTGGGCAAAGTGGGAGTGGAAAGTCCACAGTGATCAGCTTACTCGAGAGATTTTATGATCCGAATGCTGGAGAAATCCTGATTGATGGGGTGAATTTAAAGAACCTGAGACTCCAATGGATAAGAGGAAAAATAGGTCTTGTAAGTCAAGAGCCTATATTATTTGCTACCACTATGAGGGAAAACATATTATACGGCAAAGAAGATGCTACTGATGAGGAAATTAGGAAGGCTATTGAGCTTGCCAATGCTGCTAAATTCATTGACATGCTGCCCCAG AGTCTTGACACAATGGTGGGTGAACATGGTACTCAGCTTTCCGGTGGTCAGAAGCAAAGAATCGCGATTGCTCGGGCCATCTTGAAAGATCCGAAAATACTGCTTCTTGACGAAGCAACGAGTGCTCTAGACGCAGAGTCGGAATTTATTGTTCAAGAAGCACTTGAAAATGTTATGTTGAATAGAACAACAGTGGTTGTTGCACATCGCTTGACAACTATCAGAAATGCAGACCTTATCGCAGTGGTGCATGCTGGGAAATTAGTAGAACAAG GTACTCATGCTGAATTGATTAGTAATCCCGAGGGAGCATACACACAGCTTGTTCGCATGCAAGAAGGAGCTAAACAGGCTGGATTTTCAAGGGGACCCAACTTTCAGAAAGCAGACGCTGCTGCTGAAATGGATCAAAGCTTGAGAAAGTCTTCGAGTCAGAGAATTTCAATGAAGAGATCTACAAGCAATGGTTCTGCCAGGCATTCATTCACTATCACCTACGGTGTTCCTGGCTTTTCTGACATCCAAGAAGCTGAAGTAAGTGATTGCATTGATGAAAACAATGCGGAAACTTTGAAGAAACGTAAGAGAGTTTCTATTAGACGGCTTGCCTACCTAAATAAGCCAGAGTTGTTGTATTTGCTACTTGGATCCATCGGTGCAGGGGCCCACGGTGTAGTTCTCCCAATTTTTGGCCTGCTGCTCTCGTCAGccattaaaattttctttgaaCCTCCACATCGACTGAGGAGTGACTCAAAATTTTGGGGACTCATGTTTGCTGTCTTAGGCACATGTACATTGGTTGCCTTACCAGTTCAGAACTACTTTTTTGGAATTGCTGGTGGTAAATTGATTCAAAGAATACGTTCTTTGTCATTCAAGAAGATAGTGCACCAAGAAATTAGCTGGTTTGATGATCCCGCCAACTCAAG CGGTGCGGTTGGGGCAAGGCTATCTACTGATGCCTCGACTGTAAGAAGTCTGGTAGGAGATGCTTTAGCTCTGATAGTACAAAATATAGCAACTGTAATCGCCGGTCTTGTTATTGCCTTTACGGCAAACTGGCTCTTGGCAATCATAATACTTCTCGTGCTGCCGTTTGTTGGTCTCCAAGGATTTTTACAGATGAAGTTCTACAAAGGCTTTAGTGCCGATGCCAAG GTGATGTATGAAGAAGCTAGCCAAGTAGCAAATGACGCAGTCAGTGGCATCAGAACCGTGGCATCATTTGGTGCTGAAGACAAGGTAATGAAAATGTACGAGCAGAAATGTGAGGCTCCTTTGAAGCAAGGAGTCAGGCTCGGTATTGTTAGTGGAGCAAGTTTTGGTGTCGGCTCTTTGGCACTATATTGCGCAAATGCCTTTTGTTTCTATATTGGCGCGGTTCTTGTGAAACATGATGAAGCAACATTTGGTGAAGTATTCAAG GTATTCTTTGCACTTACAATGTCAGCCATAGGAGTTTCTCAAGCAAGTGCAACAGCTCCAGATGTTAACAAAGTTAAAGACTCTGCTGCCTCCATATTTCAGATACTTGACAGCCAACCTAAGATTGACTCAGGCAGTGACGAAGGCACGACACTGCCCAGTACGCGGGGTGATATTGAGTTACAACATGTAAGTTTCAGGTATCCAACACGACCTGAcatccaaatcttcaaggattTGTGCCTAAGTATCCCTTCTGGTGAG ACGGTTGCTCTTGTTGGAGAAAGTGGAAGTGGTAAATCAACAGTTATTAGCCTAATAGAAAGATTTTACGACCCTGATTCTGGGGAAATATTCCTGGACGGAGTAGATATTCGAAGATTCAAACTCAAGTGGCTGAGGCAACAAATGGGATTGGTGAGCCAAGAACCTGTTCTTTTTAACGACACGATCCGCGCCAACATTGCCTATGGAAAACAAAGTGAAGTAACAGAAGAAGAGATCATTCAAGCAACAAAATCCGCCAATGCCCACAACTTCATATCCGGATTACCTCAAGGTTACGAAACCAACGTTGGGGAACGAGGAGTCCAGT TCGGGGGACAAAAACAAAGAATCGCCATTGCAAGAGCAATCTTGAAGGACCCAAAAATTCTTCTACTTGATGAGGCAACAAGTGCACTAGACACCGAGTCGGAACGAATAGTACAAGATGCACTAGACAAAGTGATGGTCAACAGAACCACCATCGTTGTTGCACACCGTCTCTCGACCATAATAGGCGCCGATACTATTGCCGTTGTGAAGAATGGGGTCATTGCTGAAAAGGGTAGGCATGATACATTGATGAAGATTCAAGATGGCATTTACGCGTCGTTGATTGCTCTTCACACAAGTTCACAAGATGTAGTGTAG
- the LOC140821695 gene encoding seipin-2, translating to MDDTKSMAQHEAKEEFHEAPDDFPFYDCVETFSEVIESYGDVSTSVNNNNPPPATLRRRRSRTHRRSSVADSIKSSSVSSENYLNSRETNTKLSRRIKEHELKCGPEGVKEAVSGENTRNNEESSSCTDANVRGGDEELVRKESNLEENNGNQDANSSLLDLLAGLAIKAISFQFDLYVKFFMFPIWLMYYLFMVMFNPFGLLKCGKRCLVRKMKRVWNLMRENVSPFVYEWFKEHQAIWKLGLKCGWGLLWSGYVCFVLVGLMMSSFVIGGLLIRVLVEEPIGIRRYLNFDYTEKSPLAFVPILAEPELSHETYLAEKTGAVKGGGSRAIPANHKVQVTVLLTLPESDHNRNLGIFQVRVDFLAKDGRTLASSRRPCMLQYRSQPIRLLLTFLKFAPILTGYTSESQNMKIKLRGFTESVVPTACLRVVIEQRAEFKPGAGIPEIYTSSLTLESELPFFRKVVWFWKRSLFVWTSMTIFTMELLFTLLCCKSILIPRIRLREESLV from the exons ATGGACGATACGAAATCAATGGCCCAACATGAAGCTAAAGAGGAATTTCACGAGGCGCCCGATGATTTCCCATTCTATGATTGCGTAGAAACCTTTTCCGAAGTAATTGAATCCTATGGTGACGTGTCAACCTCCGTTAATAATAATAACCCGCCTCCGGCGACTTTGCGCCGCCGGAGATCGCGCACTCATAGGAGGTCCTCCGTAGCCGATTCAATCAAGTCGTCTTCGGTGAGCTCGGAGAATTACTTGAATTCTAGAGAGACAAATACGAAGCTTTCCCGCAGAATTAAGGAGCATGAGCTGAAGTGCGGCCCGGAAGGTGTGAAAGAGGCCGTGAGTGGAGAGAATACTAGGAATAATGAGGAAAGTTCGAGTTGCACCGACGCAAATGTACGCGGAGGTGATGAGGAATTGGTCAGAAAAGAATCGAATTTGGAGGAAAACAATGGCAACCAGGATGCAAATTCTAGTCTTCTTGATCTTTTAGCTGGTCTAGCAATAAAGGCCATAAGCTTCCAGTTTGATTTGtatgttaaattttttatgtTTCCAATATGGTTAATGTATTATTTATTCATGGTCATGTTCAATCCGTTTGGGCTTTTAAAGTGTGGAAAACGATGTCTGGTGCGAAAAATGAAAAGAGTTTGGAATCTTATGCGTGAAAATGTGTCCCCATTTGTGTATGAATGGTTTAAAGAACACCAAGCAATCTGGAAACTTGGTCTGAAATGTGGTTGGGGATTGTTGTGGTCAGGTTATGTGTGTTTTGTATTAGTGGGGTTGATGATGTCATCATTTGTGATTGGCGGATTGTTGATAAGGGTGTTGGTGGAGGAGCCAATAGGAATAAGGAGATATTTGAATTTTGATTATACGGAGAAGAGTCCGCTGGCATTTGTGCCCATACTAGCAGAGCCAGAGCTTAGCCACGAAACTTATCTAGCAGAGAAAACAGGAGCTGTGAAGGGTGGCGGATCAAGGGCGATACCAGCTAATCACAAAGTGCAGGTTACTGTTTTATTGACGCTACCCGAATCTGACCACAATCGTAATCTTGGAATATTCCAG GTCAGAGTGGACTTCCTTGCGAAGGATGGTAGAACCCTTGCAAGCTCAAGGCGCCCATGCATGTTGCAGTATAGAAGTCAGCCTATTCGCCTTTTGCTGACTTTCCTCAAGTTTGCTCCAATTTTAACCGGTTATACTTCAGAAtcccaaaatatgaaaataaagctTCGAGGTTTTACCGAAAGCGTCGTGCCAACCGCCTGCTTAAGGGTTGTCATTGAACAGCGTGCCGAATTCAAGCCTGGTGCCGGTATTCCTGAAATTTACACTTCGTCGTTGACCCTGGAGTCTGAACTTCCGTTTTTCAGAAAGGTGGTATGGTTTTGGAAGAGATCATTATTTGTGTGGACTAGCATGACTATCTTTACCATGGAGTTACTTTTTACTCTCCTGTGCTGTAAATCCATCTTGATCCCAAGAATAAGATTGAGGGAAGAATCGTTGGTTTAA
- the LOC140824498 gene encoding uncharacterized protein has protein sequence MVSKIVKRTPTKSLKNLKNFTTNRRSRKKSPTKNATGAASLVVASINKSLSSCHRRLIKIFARLACIATPKKTPRKKGYQILQKVPANRPETVRRNLFNEKTTLPPSLYPEKRTIFLDLDETLVHSRMNHPPGKYDFIVRPEIDGEKVEFYVLKRPFVDEFLNFLSQKFEVVVFTAGIEKYASLVLDRLDWRSRISHRLYRDSCKEIDGKLVKDLSEIGRDLSRLVIVDDNPNSYGFQPDNAIPIKPFIDDLGDSELKKLIDFFEGCESVEDMRDAVKLYIADQNQERLVQI, from the coding sequence ATGGTGTCCAAGATTGTAAAGAGAACCCCCACAAAATCactcaaaaatctaaaaaaCTTCACAACCAACCGCCGCAGCCGCAAGAAATCTCCGACCAAGAATGCCACCGGCGCCGCCTCTCTGGTGGTTGCTTCCATCAACAAGTCCCTGTCCTCTTGCCACCGACGCCTCATCAAGATTTTCGCTAGACTAGCTTGTATTGCTACCCCGAAGAAAACGCCCCGCAAGAAGGGATACCAAATTCTTCAAAAAGTCCCTGCAAATCGCCCGGAGACCGTCCGTAGAAACCTGTTCAATGAAAAGACAACCCTCCCTCCGTCTCTTTACCCGGAGAAAAGGACCATTTTTCTTGATTTAGACGAAACACTGGTGCATTCCAGGATGAACCATCCCCCTGGGAAGTACGATTTCATAGTCAGGCCTGAGATCGATGGAGAAAAGGTCGAGTTCTACGTGCTGAAGAGGCCATTTGTGGATGAATTCTTGAATTTCTTGAGTCAGAAGTTCGAGGTTGTCGTTTTCACAGCCGGGATCGAGAAATACGCATCTCTTGTGTTGGATAGGCTCGACTGGAGGTCTCGTATATCTCACCGTTTGTACCGAGATTCCTGCAAAGAAATTGATGGAAAGTTGGTAAAAGATCTGTCAGAAATTGGGAGAGATCTTAGCAGGTTGGTGATTGTGGACGACAACCCAAATTCCTACGGATTTCAGCCTGATAATGCTATCCCGATCAAGCCGTTTATCGATGATCTCGGGGATTCAGAACTGAAGAAGTTGATTGACTTCTTTGAAGGGTGTGAATCCGTTGAGGACATGAGAGATGCTGTGAAGTTGTACATAGCTGATCAGAATCAAGAAAGGCTGGTGCAGATTTAG
- the LOC140821702 gene encoding uncharacterized protein: MGCAGSRLKGEETSKKIRKPKAWKHSEAITRAQLVQMREEFWDTAPHYGGRKEIWDALRAASEADLTLAQAIVDSAGVIVQSSDLTICYDERGAKYELPNYVLSEPTNLIRDN; encoded by the exons ATGGGCTGCGCTGGATCACGCTTGAAGGGAGAGG AAACTTcaaagaaaataagaaaaccCAAGGCGTGGAAGCATTCAGAAGCTATAACTAGAGCACAACTGGTACAGATGCGTGAGGAGTTCTGGGATACTGCTCCACATTATGGTGGTCGGAAAG AGATTTGGGATGCACTCCGGGCTGCATCGGAGGCTGATTTAACTCTTGCACAAGCAATTGTGGATAGTGCCGGAGTTATCGTTCAAAGTTCTGACTTAACAATCTGCTATGATGAGAGAG GTGCCAAATACGAGTTACCCAATTATGTTTTGAGCGAGCCCACGAATCTGATCCGTGACAATTGA
- the LOC140821716 gene encoding peroxisome biogenesis protein 7-like, producing MPVFRTPFNGYSVKFSPFYENQLAVATAQNFGILGNGRLHILQLGPTIAERVAFDTADGVYDLCWSESHDSVIVAAIADGSLKIYDLSLPPTANPIRSLHEHARECHGVDFNTVRKDSFLSASWDDTVKLWTVDRPASVRTFKEHAYCVYSVAWNPRHADVFASASGDCTTRIWDVREPGSTMILPAHEFEILSCDWNKYDDCIIATASVDKSIKVWDVRNYRVPVAVLNGHGYAVRKVKFSPHRGSLLASCSYDMTICLWDYMVEEALIGRHDHHTEFAVGVDMSVLVEGLLASTGWDELVYVWQHGTDPRAS from the exons ATGCCGGTCTTCAGGACCCCTTTCAATGGATACTCCGTTAAATTCAGCCCTTTCTATGAGAACCAGCTCGCGGTCGCCACAGCCCAAAATTTCGGCATCCTAGGCAACGGCCGCCTCCACATCCTCCAACTCGGGCCTACCATTGCCGAACGTGTCGCGTTCGACACTGCCGATGGCGTCTACGACCTTTGCTGGTCTGAATCCCACGACTCCGTCATCGTCGCAGCGATCGCCGACGGGAGCCTCAAGATCTATGACTTGTCCTTGCCGCCAACTGCGAACCCAATTCGCTCGCTCCACGAGCACGCGCGCGAGTGCCACGGCGTGGATTTCAACACCGTTCGTAAAGACTCGTTTTTGAGCGCTTCTTGGGATGATACCGTGAAGCTGTGGACCGTGGATCGGCCCGCGAGCGTCAGGACTTTCAAGGAGCACGCTTATTGTGTGTACTCCGTTGCTTGGAATCCTAGGCATGCCGATGTCTTCGCTTCCGCTTCCGGGGATTGTACAACTCGCATTTGGGACGTTCGAGAGCCAG GTTCTACCATGATTCTTCCTGCACATGAATTTGAAATCCTGTCGTGTGATTGGAACAAGTACGACGACTGCATAATCGCCACTGCCTCAGTGGATAAATCAATAAAAGTGTGGGATGTTAGGAATTACAGAGTACCGGTGGCTGTGCTTAATGGGCACGGCTATGCAGTGAGGAAGGTGAAGTTTTCACCACACAGAGGAAGTTTGTTAGCATCATGCTCGTATGATATGACAATATGTTTGTGGGATTATATGGTCGAAGAAGCGCTCATCGGGAGGCATGATCACCATAcagagtttgccgttggtgtGGATATGAGTGTGCTTGTCGAAGGGCTTCTGGCAAGCACCGGGTGGGACGAGCTCGTTTACGTTTGGCAACATGGAACAGATCCCAGAGCATCGTGA
- the LOC140821726 gene encoding trihelix transcription factor ENAP1-like isoform X1 has product MGDLTEASTLQTPTSRQLPFREDCWSEEATWTLVDAWGRRYLELNRGNLRQKDWQEVADAVNASHGHTKKNRRTDVQCKNRIDTLKKKYKIEKTKISESSGTFTSSWPFFSRLEYLVGSNSHKHQNDKITPLAVVPFGASQYTPPSSLPSPPMAVPLTYRKSPSSAVVTPVILPQKRPMPSLPVDELYFKRNYSVMAAAAAAADEDDGESEGAEAEGSEDRGAEVEDDGEDGMGRLAKAIERFGEIYEKVEGMKQRQMVELEKQRMQFAKDLEVQRMQLFMDTQVQLEKIKRDKRSGSADGMQHNIIYL; this is encoded by the exons ATGGGCGATTTAACGGAAGCGTCGACCTTACAGACGCCGACGTCCAGGCAACTGCCGTTCCGTGAGGATTGCTGGTCCGAGGAGGCTACTTGGACTCTCGTTGACGCTTGGGGACGCCGTTACCTGGAGCTTAACCGTGGGAATCTCCGTCAGAAGGATTGGCAAGAGGTGGCTGATGCCGTTAATGCAAGTCACGGTCATACAAAGAAGAATCGTCGTACAGATGTTCAGTGTAAGAATCGGATTGATACGCTGAAGAAGAAGTATAAGATCGAGAAGACTAAGATCTCTGAATCCAGTGGTACGTTCACATCGTCATGGCCGTTTTTCTCGCGTCTCGAGTATTTGGTTGGATCTAATTCTCATAAGCATCAGAATGATAAAATCACGCCTTTGGCGGTGGTGCCGTTTGGGGCGTCTCAGTATACGCCGCCTTCATCCCTCCCATCACCGCCGATGGCCGTTCCATTGACGTACCGAAAATCGCCTTCCTCAGCGGTGGTTACTCCGGTGATTTTGCCTCAGAAACGTCCGATGCCATCGCTACCTGTGGACGAGTTGTATTTCAAGAGGAATTATTCTGTGATGGCTGCTGCTGCGGCTGCAGCGGATGAAGATGATGGAGAATCGGAAGGGGCTGAAGCGGAGGGGAGCGAGGATAGGGGTGCGGAGGTGGAAGATGATGGGGAGGATGGGATGGGAAGGTTGGCGAAGGCAATTGAGAGGTTTGGTGAGATTTATGAGAAGGTGGAGGGCATGAAGCAGAGGCAGATGGTTGAGCTGGAGAAGCAGAGGATGCAGTTTGCCAAAGATTTGGAGGTTCAGAGGATGCAATTGTTTATGGATACTCAGGTTCAGCTAGAGAAGATCAAGCGGGATAAGAGATCTGGATCTGCTGATGGTATGCAGCACAATATCAT ATATCTATAG
- the LOC140821726 gene encoding trihelix transcription factor ENAP1-like isoform X3, with translation MGDLTEASTLQTPTSRQLPFREDCWSEEATWTLVDAWGRRYLELNRGNLRQKDWQEVADAVNASHGHTKKNRRTDVQCKNRIDTLKKKYKIEKTKISESSGTFTSSWPFFSRLEYLVGSNSHKHQNDKITPLAVVPFGASQYTPPSSLPSPPMAVPLTYRKSPSSAVVTPVILPQKRPMPSLPVDELYFKRNYSVMAAAAAAADEDDGESEGAEAEGSEDRGAEVEDDGEDGMGRLAKAIERFGEIYEKVEGMKQRQMVELEKQRMQFAKDLEVQRMQLFMDTQVQLEKIKRDKRSGSADDIYS, from the exons ATGGGCGATTTAACGGAAGCGTCGACCTTACAGACGCCGACGTCCAGGCAACTGCCGTTCCGTGAGGATTGCTGGTCCGAGGAGGCTACTTGGACTCTCGTTGACGCTTGGGGACGCCGTTACCTGGAGCTTAACCGTGGGAATCTCCGTCAGAAGGATTGGCAAGAGGTGGCTGATGCCGTTAATGCAAGTCACGGTCATACAAAGAAGAATCGTCGTACAGATGTTCAGTGTAAGAATCGGATTGATACGCTGAAGAAGAAGTATAAGATCGAGAAGACTAAGATCTCTGAATCCAGTGGTACGTTCACATCGTCATGGCCGTTTTTCTCGCGTCTCGAGTATTTGGTTGGATCTAATTCTCATAAGCATCAGAATGATAAAATCACGCCTTTGGCGGTGGTGCCGTTTGGGGCGTCTCAGTATACGCCGCCTTCATCCCTCCCATCACCGCCGATGGCCGTTCCATTGACGTACCGAAAATCGCCTTCCTCAGCGGTGGTTACTCCGGTGATTTTGCCTCAGAAACGTCCGATGCCATCGCTACCTGTGGACGAGTTGTATTTCAAGAGGAATTATTCTGTGATGGCTGCTGCTGCGGCTGCAGCGGATGAAGATGATGGAGAATCGGAAGGGGCTGAAGCGGAGGGGAGCGAGGATAGGGGTGCGGAGGTGGAAGATGATGGGGAGGATGGGATGGGAAGGTTGGCGAAGGCAATTGAGAGGTTTGGTGAGATTTATGAGAAGGTGGAGGGCATGAAGCAGAGGCAGATGGTTGAGCTGGAGAAGCAGAGGATGCAGTTTGCCAAAGATTTGGAGGTTCAGAGGATGCAATTGTTTATGGATACTCAGGTTCAGCTAGAGAAGATCAAGCGGGATAAGAGATCTGGATCTGCTGATG ATATCTATAGCTAG
- the LOC140821726 gene encoding trihelix transcription factor ENAP1-like isoform X2, translated as MGDLTEASTLQTPTSRQLPFREDCWSEEATWTLVDAWGRRYLELNRGNLRQKDWQEVADAVNASHGHTKKNRRTDVQCKNRIDTLKKKYKIEKTKISESSGTFTSSWPFFSRLEYLVGSNSHKHQNDKITPLAVVPFGASQYTPPSSLPSPPMAVPLTYRKSPSSAVVTPVILPQKRPMPSLPVDELYFKRNYSVMAAAAAAADEDDGESEGAEAEGSEDRGAEVEDDGEDGMGRLAKAIERFGEIYEKVEGMKQRQMVELEKQRMQFAKDLEVQRMQLFMDTQVQLEKIKRDKRSGSADGMQHNIMY; from the coding sequence ATGGGCGATTTAACGGAAGCGTCGACCTTACAGACGCCGACGTCCAGGCAACTGCCGTTCCGTGAGGATTGCTGGTCCGAGGAGGCTACTTGGACTCTCGTTGACGCTTGGGGACGCCGTTACCTGGAGCTTAACCGTGGGAATCTCCGTCAGAAGGATTGGCAAGAGGTGGCTGATGCCGTTAATGCAAGTCACGGTCATACAAAGAAGAATCGTCGTACAGATGTTCAGTGTAAGAATCGGATTGATACGCTGAAGAAGAAGTATAAGATCGAGAAGACTAAGATCTCTGAATCCAGTGGTACGTTCACATCGTCATGGCCGTTTTTCTCGCGTCTCGAGTATTTGGTTGGATCTAATTCTCATAAGCATCAGAATGATAAAATCACGCCTTTGGCGGTGGTGCCGTTTGGGGCGTCTCAGTATACGCCGCCTTCATCCCTCCCATCACCGCCGATGGCCGTTCCATTGACGTACCGAAAATCGCCTTCCTCAGCGGTGGTTACTCCGGTGATTTTGCCTCAGAAACGTCCGATGCCATCGCTACCTGTGGACGAGTTGTATTTCAAGAGGAATTATTCTGTGATGGCTGCTGCTGCGGCTGCAGCGGATGAAGATGATGGAGAATCGGAAGGGGCTGAAGCGGAGGGGAGCGAGGATAGGGGTGCGGAGGTGGAAGATGATGGGGAGGATGGGATGGGAAGGTTGGCGAAGGCAATTGAGAGGTTTGGTGAGATTTATGAGAAGGTGGAGGGCATGAAGCAGAGGCAGATGGTTGAGCTGGAGAAGCAGAGGATGCAGTTTGCCAAAGATTTGGAGGTTCAGAGGATGCAATTGTTTATGGATACTCAGGTTCAGCTAGAGAAGATCAAGCGGGATAAGAGATCTGGATCTGCTGATGGTATGCAGCACAATATCATGTATTAA